One window from the genome of Treponema sp. OMZ 838 encodes:
- the thrS gene encoding threonine--tRNA ligase, with amino-acid sequence MNYSLPKSEKLPLIRHSIAHIMAEAVMNLFPGTKVAIGPAVEHGFYYDFDLPTPITQTDLERIEKEMRRLLSTPQNFVKEVVSRQQALELFKDQPYKCELINDLPQDAEISIYRSGNFFDLCRGPHVANSKEINAQSFKLQKIAGAYWRGDEKRPMLTRIYGTAWETPNDLKTYLTMQAEAEKNDHRKIGRELDLFHIEEDNPGEVFWHPNGWTLYLTVQQHVRQKIKEDGYVEVNTPFVMPQSLWLRSGHWEKYKENMFITESEKRVFALKPMNCPGHVEIFKQGIKSYRDLPLRIAEFGSCTRNEPSGSLHGIMRVRGFVQDDAHIFCTEEQISSEVCKFCNLLKSLYRDFGFDDKAILVKFSTRPEKRVGDDATWDRAENALAEACKAAGLEYEIAPGEGAFYGPKLEFTLVDALGREWQCGTIQADYQLPSKDRLNAEYIGEDNQKHQPVMLHRAALGSLERFIGILIEQFGGALPPWLSPVQAMVIPVAPVFNEYAESIAASLSKAGFRVKADIDTDRMNAKIRKYQEQKIPYQLVVGEKEKQNNSVTVRLLKGAQKTMSVDEFTAFLKLKIDTVATSAEF; translated from the coding sequence ATGAATTATTCATTACCGAAATCGGAAAAATTACCGTTAATACGGCACAGTATTGCACATATAATGGCGGAAGCCGTTATGAATTTATTCCCCGGAACAAAGGTTGCCATTGGCCCTGCCGTTGAACACGGGTTTTATTATGACTTTGACCTTCCGACACCGATCACCCAAACTGATCTTGAGCGCATTGAAAAGGAAATGCGCCGTCTTTTATCAACTCCGCAGAACTTTGTAAAAGAAGTCGTAAGTAGGCAACAAGCACTTGAGCTTTTTAAAGACCAGCCGTATAAATGCGAGCTTATCAATGACCTACCGCAAGATGCGGAAATCTCGATTTATCGATCGGGTAATTTTTTCGATTTATGCAGAGGGCCGCATGTTGCCAATTCAAAAGAAATTAACGCGCAAAGTTTTAAGCTGCAAAAAATTGCGGGCGCCTATTGGCGCGGCGATGAAAAACGCCCGATGCTGACCCGTATCTATGGTACGGCATGGGAAACGCCCAATGATCTTAAAACGTATCTGACGATGCAGGCGGAAGCGGAGAAAAACGATCACCGCAAGATAGGACGGGAACTGGATTTATTCCATATCGAAGAAGACAATCCCGGCGAAGTATTCTGGCACCCGAACGGCTGGACGCTCTATTTAACCGTACAGCAGCATGTACGCCAAAAGATTAAAGAGGACGGCTATGTTGAGGTAAATACCCCCTTTGTTATGCCGCAGAGTCTCTGGCTTCGGTCGGGACACTGGGAAAAATACAAGGAAAATATGTTTATCACCGAAAGCGAAAAACGGGTGTTTGCGCTTAAACCGATGAACTGTCCGGGGCATGTCGAAATCTTTAAACAGGGAATTAAAAGCTACCGCGATTTACCGCTGCGTATTGCGGAGTTCGGCTCCTGTACGCGGAATGAACCGTCCGGTTCGCTGCACGGTATTATGCGGGTGCGCGGTTTTGTGCAGGACGATGCGCATATTTTCTGTACGGAAGAACAGATTTCCTCCGAAGTGTGCAAGTTCTGTAACCTGCTCAAGTCGCTCTATCGGGATTTCGGCTTTGACGATAAAGCCATACTCGTTAAGTTTTCCACGCGGCCTGAAAAACGGGTCGGCGATGATGCAACCTGGGATAGGGCAGAGAATGCGCTTGCGGAAGCGTGTAAAGCCGCCGGTCTTGAATACGAGATTGCCCCCGGAGAAGGAGCCTTTTACGGGCCGAAGCTGGAGTTTACGCTTGTCGATGCGCTTGGTCGAGAATGGCAATGCGGTACCATACAGGCGGACTATCAACTGCCCTCTAAAGACCGGCTGAATGCCGAGTATATCGGAGAGGATAACCAAAAGCATCAGCCCGTTATGCTGCACCGCGCGGCGCTCGGTTCACTGGAGCGGTTTATCGGTATTTTGATTGAACAATTCGGCGGAGCGCTGCCCCCGTGGCTCTCTCCGGTGCAGGCAATGGTTATTCCCGTTGCTCCCGTATTTAACGAATATGCCGAGAGTATCGCGGCGTCTCTTTCAAAAGCCGGCTTCCGCGTAAAGGCTGATATTGATACCGACCGTATGAATGCAAAGATACGGAAGTATCAGGAACAAAAAATTCCGTACCAGCTTGTTGTCGGCGAAAAGGAAAAGCAGAACAACAGTGTTACCGTCCGGCTTTTGAAAGGAGCGCAAAAAACGATGTCCGTCGATGAATTTACCGCTTTCTTAAAACTCAAGATAGACACCGTTGCAACAAGCGCAGAATTTTAG
- a CDS encoding DUF1667 domain-containing protein translates to MKEFTCVSCPMGCRLRAIEKDGAYTIEGYSCKRGLEYGLQEMKDPRRNISSTVRIENGFLAALPVKTAAPIPKGMIFQVMEEINKIRVTAPVKTGAVIIPDVLHTGIDIVATRDMPCRVE, encoded by the coding sequence ATGAAAGAATTTACCTGTGTTTCCTGTCCTATGGGCTGTAGGCTCCGAGCAATCGAAAAAGACGGCGCCTACACAATAGAAGGATATAGCTGTAAGCGAGGCCTTGAATACGGCTTGCAGGAAATGAAAGATCCTCGAAGAAATATCAGCTCGACGGTGCGCATTGAAAACGGCTTTTTAGCGGCGCTTCCCGTTAAAACAGCGGCGCCTATTCCGAAAGGTATGATTTTTCAGGTGATGGAAGAGATAAACAAAATCAGGGTAACGGCGCCGGTAAAGACAGGAGCAGTCATTATTCCCGACGTGCTGCATACGGGCATCGACATTGTCGCAACCCGCGATATGCCATGCCGCGTTGAGTAG
- a CDS encoding low specificity L-threonine aldolase, which yields METQHKLSFASDYMEGAHPAIIQRLVQTNMEQTAGYGTDEYCERARALIRKACECPEAAVHFLVGGTQTNATVIDALLNRYEGVISAQTGHIAVHEAGAIEFGGHKVLPLACDKGKITATSVKQYLQDFYAEGNYEHMVHPGMVYISQPTEYGTLYSKQEISAISAVCHEYHIPLYVDGARLAYALACKENDVTLADLARLCDAFYIGGTKCGALFGEAVVIPDPKRSPHFFTIMKQHGALLAKGRLLGIQFETLFTDDLYFRIGENAIRAADTIRTFLDSHGYEQYFMAPTNQIFIVLENTRYAELSKKITFGFWEKKDDSHTVVRIATDWATTPENVEKLLQALA from the coding sequence ATGGAAACTCAACACAAACTTTCTTTTGCTTCGGATTATATGGAAGGAGCACACCCTGCGATTATTCAGCGCCTTGTGCAAACAAATATGGAACAAACCGCGGGATACGGAACCGATGAATACTGCGAACGGGCGCGTGCCCTTATCAGAAAAGCGTGCGAATGCCCTGAGGCGGCGGTACATTTTCTTGTCGGCGGTACTCAGACAAACGCAACGGTTATCGATGCGCTCCTTAACCGGTATGAAGGGGTCATTTCGGCACAGACCGGGCATATCGCCGTACACGAAGCGGGAGCGATAGAGTTCGGCGGGCATAAAGTACTCCCCCTTGCCTGCGACAAAGGTAAAATCACCGCCACATCGGTTAAGCAGTATCTACAGGATTTTTATGCTGAAGGAAACTATGAGCACATGGTTCATCCGGGAATGGTGTATATCTCGCAGCCGACGGAATATGGAACGCTCTACAGCAAGCAGGAGATAAGCGCGATCAGTGCAGTGTGCCACGAATATCATATTCCGCTGTATGTTGACGGAGCGCGACTCGCGTATGCGCTTGCTTGCAAAGAAAACGATGTAACGCTTGCTGACCTTGCAAGGCTCTGCGATGCTTTTTACATCGGCGGCACTAAATGCGGAGCCCTCTTCGGCGAAGCGGTTGTTATTCCCGATCCTAAACGCAGCCCGCATTTTTTTACCATTATGAAGCAGCACGGCGCGTTACTCGCAAAAGGCCGCTTACTCGGTATCCAGTTTGAAACACTTTTTACTGATGACCTGTATTTCCGTATCGGGGAAAATGCAATCCGAGCCGCCGATACCATTCGCACCTTTCTTGACTCGCACGGGTATGAACAATATTTTATGGCGCCGACAAATCAGATTTTTATCGTCCTTGAAAATACACGCTATGCAGAGCTTTCAAAAAAAATTACATTCGGATTTTGGGAAAAGAAAGATGATTCGCACACGGTTGTCCGCATCGCAACCGACTGGGCAACCACGCCTGAGAACGTAGAAAAGCTCTTACAAGCGCTTGCATAA